The DNA sequence CCCCGGTACAGCCAGTCCTCAAACTCATAGTCCGGTACGAAAAACCAGGGAAGGAAGACCAGGGCAATGGCCATACATGTAACAATTGGCGTATAAACCCTGGCAAAGCGCCGGATGAATTGCTCTGTCTTTGCTTTGCGGGCAATGGCATTCTTTACCATTTCGAGGATCCGTGAAATGGAACTATCCTCGAATTTCCGGTTGGCCTGCATTTCTATGACCTGGTTCATATTGATCATCCCGGCCAGCACCTGCCCGCCTTCGCGAATGGTCCTGGGTTTGCTTTCTCCTGTTAAGGCAACGGTATTAAAAGAGGAGACCGGGGACAGCAATGAACCGTCCAGGGGTACCCGTTCTCCGACTTTGACCTGCAGGGTTTCTCCAATAGCTACTTCTTCCGGGTTCACCGTCGAATATGCGCCTTCCCGGAAGACCGTGGCGCTGGCTGACCGTACATCGAGCAGGGCGGAAATGCTGCGTTTCGCTTTGCCTACAGCTGCGTCCTGGAATAATTCCCCGACAGTATAGAAGAGCATGACGGCCACTCCTTCGGGATATTCGCCAATGGCGAATGCGCCTAATGTAGCAATGCTCATCAGGAAGAACTCGGTGAACAGATCTCCTTTCAGGAGGGTTTTCACCGCTTTCCGGATGACCGGGAGGCCAACCGGTAAATAGGCCAGCAGGTACCAGGCCAGACGCAGAAAGCCGGTGAAGAAAGCCGGCTGCCAGAGATGGTCAGCGATCATGCCGGCAGCCAGGAGCAGGAAACTTATAATTGGTCTTAGCATCTTCTTTCTTTACCTGAAGTCAATATTAGCGATTTTTTTTGAACCATCTTGTTCCGGAAAAGGGCCGGTAAGGGCGGGATCAGTGATGATGCCCTGCTTCGCCCTTTTTCATTTCAGCGAGTAAATAATAGGCGCCGCTGGTGACCACAATGGCGTCTTCGGGAAGTTGCTCTGCCGGTTTGATCGCGATGAGGCCGCCTTCCTGCACGCCGGTGCCGACTTCAACCATCCGGAACCGGCGAATACGTTCGCCTTTACCTTCTGTCTTCTTGCCTTGTTCTGCAAGGAAAATAAAGGTTTTATCGCCTTCCCGGGCAATCCCGTCTTCCGGCAAGGCGAGGGTTTCTGTTTCTTCTGTGATGATCCTTCCCTGAACGTACATGCCCGGGATAAGATCTTCCGTGCTGCCGGTGATCTCTGCATGGACATGCACCGCCCTTGGGTCCTCTTCCAGCACCTTTCCGATGGAAAAAATGCGGGCTTCAAACGTTTCTCCCAGCATATTTCCTACGGTAAAGAAGATTTTCTGGCCTTGTCGCAGCTTTTCCATGTCCTTCTGGAAAACCATGAGGTCGGCATGTATATGGCTATTGTCGACTATTTCGAATAATTCCTGCTGCGGCGGTACGTATTGGCCGGTAAGGACTTTTACCTTTTTGACAAAGCCGCCTATTGGCGTTGTTACGGGGATAGAAACGGAGATTTTTCCGGAGGCCACCGCTTCGGGATCCAGGTGCAGCATGTGTAGCTTAGCCTTTAGGGCCGCAACCCTTGACTGCATTGTTTTATGATCTGCATCCGCTTGCTGAAATTGCCTGCCGGAACTGACGCCTTCTTTA is a window from the Anseongella ginsenosidimutans genome containing:
- a CDS encoding efflux RND transporter periplasmic adaptor subunit is translated as MNTINKYLLFLPFLLAACQGAAPHEEGHEGHTEQEETASHEEGWVELTGQQADAVHIQTDTLRAYPLGAGIKANGQLEVPPQNEARVSAYLGGNVNRILVIEGDKVKKGQTLATLSHPDLIAIQQDYQEALNELSFLEEEYTRKQQLYKEGVSSGRQFQQADADHKTMQSRVAALKAKLHMLHLDPEAVASGKISVSIPVTTPIGGFVKKVKVLTGQYVPPQQELFEIVDNSHIHADLMVFQKDMEKLRQGQKIFFTVGNMLGETFEARIFSIGKVLEEDPRAVHVHAEITGSTEDLIPGMYVQGRIITEETETLALPEDGIAREGDKTFIFLAEQGKKTEGKGERIRRFRMVEVGTGVQEGGLIAIKPAEQLPEDAIVVTSGAYYLLAEMKKGEAGHHH